acacgccaGCACTGTTCCATTTATGTGTACTGGTAGGAGATCAAGAGGGAGAAAAATATGCTAAACAGTATCAGTGTGGTCTATGAAAGACATGTGAAGATTTCAATAGACTGGTGTATTCAGTTGTGTTATTACTAATTAAAGATTTTTGTTGGCCACCGCGCATCTGATGAAAAAATCCACTTACAGAGTCTGCAGTAGATTGCTGAGGATATATTTACCACTACAGCTGTAATGTGTTAACATGTATGCAGGCGTTCACGGGTGGATGTCTGACGGCCGTGGGTATCATACATCTCTACCTACTCCAGGCATTCGAGGAGAGCGACGCCAAAACGGCCTGGGTCGGAGCAATGTTTTCGGGTTTACAGATGCTGGCAGGTACAGTTCTAAATATATGCAATTATATactatttaatttctttttcaaatatgacacagcaGTCATCACATGACTTCAAGCGACTCGTTATTACTCCAGTAAATTCGAAATATATTTACTGTAATCAAGGCCCGTAAATAAATACACCGCAATGGTTCGCAAAGAGCACCTGACAGTTATCACATtcgtgtatacatgtgcatgtacatctatattatgCCTTTGCAGGTCCTATAGCTGGTGCGATAAGCAGCAATTGGAGTTGTCGAACTTCAATATTTATAGGGGGCTTTTTAGGACCGGGGGCTCTAGCTATAGGATCACAGACAAGCAGCCTTGGCATGACTTTCCTCACAATCGGCATTTTGGCAGGTAACGCACAAACGCTAGAAATACATACAGCTTTATGTGTACTTTTTGATGAAATACTTTGGCTTTTAGACATTAATAGTCAAGagattatatgtatatgtggttGGGTTTTTATGTCACACGGCACAGTTTTAAGTCAGTCACAtgtggacaccagacatgacaaccacCCGACACCGAACCCACCAATACTGTTTCCTTcatttaacctctcagtgctgagcgccaagcgataCCGCAACAAGTACAGCATTTTTACCAGGTTGATTTCAATGTGCCTGCAAATCgataacatttaaacaaatggCGGAACTTAAACCACTGTGAACCGCTTaggtggtctaatggttagaaatcgggtcacaccaaaaactttaaaaatggttcttgGTGCTGCCTTGGCGCTCAGCAGAGAGaggtcaaagaaaaaaaatgattggttggcccggtgtcattataatgtgactgggtggggtgccatgtctagtgtcttcaacatgatccatgtgcttcagtggcggcagcgatttggcggcatggactcgccctgagACAAGAAgaaacacacctaatgactcctcgtcgtcatatgactgaaaaattttaagtttaagtacgacgttaaaccccaagcatacattcatacTTAAACCATTGAATGCAGTTTGACTTTCTGTGCACAGGTATTGGTTTCGGTTTGGTCTTAACGCCTACGTTTGCTGTCCTCGGCTATTATTTTCATCGGCGTATGAATTTATCGTGTGCCATTATGGTCGTTGGTGTTTCAATCGGGATGACAGGAGCGCCGGCCTGCTTGACATTTTTAGAGACCCATTACGGTTGGCGAGGATCTGTGCTTCTATTCGCAGGGATAACGCTGAATATTTGTGTAGCAGCAGCTCTTCTTAAGCCGTCTGAGTTAGAATTACGACACTCTGGGAATCAACCAAATCCAAAGAGGAATGAACAGTCTAATAAAAATGGTTTCTGTGTAAAGTATTTCTGCAAGACATTCCCTGTTTCTGATAAATTGCGTGCTTTATTAACAAACAAGGGCCTTATATTCTATATCATAGCGATTTTTCTTGGCAATACTTCAATCAGTTTACTCTATTTACATCTACCAAAGTATTGCTTGGTGCAAGGAGCAACCCTGCCTGATTTGCACgtgatttatttgacaatgGGCTTTGCAAACATAACTTCCAAGGTTTTTACTGGGCTAGGAAGCGGAAAAGTACAGTCAGGAGGGAGTATCAATCGGTTTTGCCTGATGTTAGGGGCCTACTCGGTGGCTGGAACAACTCTATGTGTTCTGCCTTCCGTGTCACACTCCCAGCTTGGCCGCCTGATTTGCTTCTTTTTGGTGTCGTTTTATTACAACGTAGAGCCTCCGCTGTACGTGCCTATCTCCGTGGACTTGGTAGGCTTGGGGAATCTAAATATGGCCTTGGGCCTTGAGATGTTTGGCATAGGTGTCGGGTTCATCGTTGGACCTCCATTAGCAGGTAATAAAATGGTTGACATCTTTGTagcgataaaaaaaaaacgaataaaaGTGTAATTATTTGGATTAGAATTAATTCAACAAATATCGATAAATTTCTCATTTTATATACAGATAATACTGCATATAGAAATTGATAGATTTCAGTTGTACTGGATGGCAGTCTAGCGCCAGCTGTAACTGTTTAAACTCTACCTgtggttgtgtttatttatttgattggtgttaagaAACGTAAtcagaaatttttcatttatcatatgatggcggtcaggtttacgggtgCCTGGGGTGGCGATGACGGACTAATTCAACATATCTTTAAAACATCTTGTCCTAAAGATACAGACAATAAAGGCTACtgttggattcgaacctgcaaACCTAATTGGTCAGGCACAAATTGGCTTCAAGGATAGGAACGGTTTGTGTCACTAGGGCAACTACAACACTCCCATGTATGATGAttaagatatacatttacaagtagCCGTGTAGACATGTCAATCTTCATGTGTTTCTCAGCTGTGGTTTTTACTGATGTGTATATGTCTGCTTTcaatttaacgtcgtacttaacagctGTTCAGTCACATaacaatgaggagtcattacgtCTTAGTACATATAggtatactgtgtctccttgtgggaGGGCGAGTCCTTGCCGTCAAAGGGCTGCCgtcaatgaagtatcatgcagagACACAAGATATGGCACCCCTGCCAATAACATTATATTGACATCaagccaatcagtcctgtttccttcctctatcctctcagtgccgagcgccaagccaggcagtaacaagtaccctattttaaaatctttaatatCACAAgatctgggtttgatcccgggtctccgaCTTCAAAGTGTAGCAGTGAGTCAGTTTGTAAATGTGGCGCCTCAGTTACGTGTTGATAGTAGCCAAACCGTATATGACTGTATATTTGCAAGCCTGCCAAGTTCATCATATATTATTGCGTTTTACACAGTGCTGTCGAATCTTGATATGCAGATAAAGATAACCGAGCTATTaaggaaattttgtttttgtattttagcCTGGGTTCGACAGATATCTAACGACTACAAGTATTCTGTTTACTTAGCAGGTAAGCAAGGTTTTTTGGAATAATTCAGTTATCTTTATGCCTAATCCGAACAAGACGTTAAAAGTTTTATGTTATGTTAGTAAAAGACCACGCAATGTGCGCTCATTTCATAGCTCCGATTCACGCAGGAAAAGGAATATCctttacagaatacatgtagcgTTCAGTTTTTATTTAAGACGTATTCTAATATATAATAGTACACACAGGCTTCTTACATTTATTCTGGGAGGGTGAAAACCTTTTGTAAGCCCTCCCCCCCCCAGCTGTCAGTCTGGAGACGATGTGTCAGATCGCGTTCCATGATTATGTCTTGTACATGATCAAACATGGCGTTACCGGAAGTAGCGGGTTTGAATAAAGAACAAGCATGGT
Above is a window of Liolophura sinensis isolate JHLJ2023 chromosome 7, CUHK_Ljap_v2, whole genome shotgun sequence DNA encoding:
- the LOC135470667 gene encoding monocarboxylate transporter 9-like encodes the protein MEDVHIEGFHGRNRVKDLDHGWAWVALLAGFISMAFTGGCLTAVGIIHLYLLQAFEESDAKTAWVGAMFSGLQMLAGPIAGAISSNWSCRTSIFIGGFLGPGALAIGSQTSSLGMTFLTIGILAEPPLYVPISVDLVGLGNLNMALGLEMFGIGVGFIVGPPLAAWVRQISNDYKYSVYLADGKKASHPQDYEKASETRL